A window from Sphingobium sp. EM0848 encodes these proteins:
- the rpe gene encoding ribulose-phosphate 3-epimerase — MTSPILISPSILSADFARLGEEVRAIDEAGADWIHIDVMDGHFVPNITIGPGVVKALRPHTKKPFDVHLMISPVDQYLNAFAEAGADILTVHPEAGPHIHRSIQHIKSLGVQAGVVLNPGTPAKMLDYLMDDVDLILVMSVNPGFGGQSFITNQLRKIEAIRKMIEKSGRDIRLQVDGGIDFTTAPLAIEAGADVLVAGTATFRGGASAYANNIRTLRGG, encoded by the coding sequence ATGACCAGCCCGATCCTTATCTCGCCCTCCATCCTGTCCGCCGATTTCGCCCGCCTGGGCGAAGAGGTCCGCGCCATTGACGAAGCCGGTGCCGACTGGATCCACATCGACGTGATGGACGGCCATTTCGTGCCCAACATCACCATCGGCCCCGGCGTGGTGAAGGCGCTGCGCCCGCATACGAAGAAGCCTTTCGACGTCCATCTGATGATCTCCCCGGTGGACCAGTATCTCAACGCCTTTGCCGAAGCGGGCGCGGACATACTGACCGTCCACCCGGAAGCCGGCCCCCACATCCACCGCTCGATCCAGCATATCAAGTCGCTGGGCGTGCAGGCGGGCGTGGTGCTGAACCCCGGCACCCCGGCCAAGATGCTCGATTATCTGATGGATGACGTCGATCTGATCCTGGTGATGAGCGTCAACCCCGGCTTCGGCGGTCAGAGCTTCATCACCAACCAGCTGCGCAAGATCGAAGCCATTCGCAAGATGATCGAGAAGTCGGGCCGCGACATCCGCCTTCAGGTCGACGGCGGCATCGACTTCACCACCGCGCCCCTTGCGATCGAGGCGGGCGCGGACGTGCTGGTGGCGGGCACCGCGACCTTCCGTGGCGGCGCCTCAGCCTATGCCAACAATATCCGGACGCTGCGCGGCGGGTGA
- a CDS encoding diguanylate cyclase, with protein MRPTEPLPLHHSWPLYALREHLAPVMLDDRLARDDEALAERGLGLWHCDLADDSLNWTDGVYDIFGLERDSIVPRPLAVSLYAPDSRTAMEQLRAYAIRHRRGFTLDVDIRPADGSQCAMRLITAPIIQKNQVVALHGVKQFLPKGAGPSKGLDPTLFILS; from the coding sequence TTGCGCCCGACCGAGCCTCTTCCACTGCACCATAGCTGGCCGCTCTACGCCCTGCGCGAGCATCTGGCGCCGGTGATGCTGGACGACCGGCTGGCGCGCGATGACGAGGCGCTGGCGGAACGGGGCCTTGGCCTGTGGCATTGCGATCTGGCCGACGACAGCCTCAACTGGACCGACGGCGTCTATGATATTTTCGGGCTGGAACGGGACAGCATCGTCCCCCGCCCGCTCGCCGTATCGCTCTACGCACCGGACAGCCGCACCGCGATGGAACAGCTTCGCGCCTATGCCATCCGCCACCGGCGCGGCTTCACGCTGGACGTCGACATTCGCCCCGCCGATGGCAGCCAATGCGCCATGCGCCTGATCACCGCACCCATTATCCAGAAAAATCAGGTGGTTGCCCTGCACGGCGTCAAACAGTTCCTGCCCAAGGGCGCCGGTCCGTCCAAGGGGCTGGACCCGACGCTATTCATCCTGTCCTGA
- a CDS encoding DUF1674 domain-containing protein produces MGTFNGKRPAHVKPPAHLSKSPPVPQPDPIDQPSRHDEELSPVRYGDWERKGIAIDF; encoded by the coding sequence ATGGGAACCTTCAACGGCAAGCGCCCCGCGCATGTGAAGCCGCCCGCGCATCTTTCCAAGAGCCCGCCCGTGCCGCAGCCGGACCCGATCGACCAGCCGTCCCGCCATGACGAGGAATTGAGCCCGGTCCGCTATGGCGACTGGGAACGCAAGGGAATCGCTATTGATTTTTGA
- the ssb gene encoding single-stranded DNA-binding protein has translation MAGSVNKVILVGNLGADPEVKSFQNGGKVCNLRIATSETWKDRMSGERKERTEWHSVAIFSEGLAGVAERFLRKGSKVYLEGQLRTRKWQDQSGNDRYTTEVVLQGPSAVLTMLDGAPGGGGGQGGGYGGGGGRSQGGSDWGASSGGFSGGNDYDDFGGGGGSFGGGSNRSSGGGRGNAGGPNFDNDLDDEVPF, from the coding sequence ATGGCGGGTTCGGTCAACAAGGTCATTCTGGTAGGCAATCTGGGCGCTGACCCGGAAGTGAAGAGCTTCCAGAATGGCGGCAAGGTGTGCAACCTGCGCATCGCGACCTCCGAAACATGGAAAGACCGCATGTCCGGCGAGCGCAAGGAGCGCACCGAATGGCACAGCGTCGCGATCTTCTCCGAAGGGCTGGCGGGCGTCGCCGAACGCTTCCTGCGCAAGGGATCGAAGGTTTATCTCGAAGGTCAGTTGCGCACCCGCAAATGGCAGGACCAGTCGGGCAATGACCGCTACACCACCGAAGTCGTGCTGCAGGGTCCGAGCGCGGTGCTGACCATGCTGGACGGCGCGCCGGGCGGCGGTGGCGGCCAGGGCGGTGGCTATGGTGGTGGCGGCGGCCGTTCGCAGGGCGGCAGCGACTGGGGCGCCAGCTCGGGCGGCTTTAGCGGCGGCAATGATTATGACGATTTCGGCGGCGGTGGCGGCAGCTTCGGCGGCGGCTCCAACCGCTCCTCGGGCGGCGGTCGCGGCAACGCGGGCGGCCCGAATTTCGACAATGATCTGGATGACGAAGTGCCGTTCTGA
- a CDS encoding COQ9 family protein: MTPTHEDMTLDEVRAALAPILPRHAAFDGWRAEAVTMAAEQCGIDPDIAALAFPGATVDMIDAWFASIDARMLAKLPPEKLATLSIRKRIIALVETRLTLLARDREALRRAQAILAMPRNAARAAKLGWRAADGMWRAAGDESTDLNHYSKRMTLAGVYAATLLVFVDDESEDWAETRAFLARRIEGVMRFERAKAQWKGIGGGERLSLSRFIGRLRYPAI, from the coding sequence ATGACCCCGACGCACGAAGACATGACGCTGGACGAAGTGCGCGCCGCGCTCGCCCCGATATTGCCGCGCCACGCCGCCTTCGACGGCTGGCGCGCGGAGGCCGTGACCATGGCGGCGGAACAATGCGGCATCGATCCGGATATCGCCGCGCTCGCCTTTCCAGGCGCGACCGTGGACATGATCGATGCCTGGTTCGCCAGCATCGATGCGCGGATGCTGGCCAAGCTGCCGCCTGAAAAGCTGGCGACTCTTTCGATTCGCAAACGCATCATCGCGCTCGTCGAAACCCGCCTCACCTTGCTGGCGCGGGATCGCGAAGCGCTGCGCCGCGCTCAGGCGATCCTTGCCATGCCCAGAAATGCTGCCCGCGCCGCAAAGCTGGGCTGGCGCGCGGCGGACGGCATGTGGCGCGCGGCGGGCGATGAGTCGACCGACCTCAATCACTATAGCAAGCGCATGACGCTGGCGGGGGTCTATGCCGCGACCCTGCTGGTTTTCGTCGATGACGAGAGTGAGGACTGGGCAGAAACCCGCGCTTTCCTGGCCCGGCGGATCGAAGGAGTGATGCGCTTCGAACGGGCCAAGGCCCAATGGAAGGGCATTGGCGGCGGCGAGCGGCTCAGCCTGTCGCGCTTCATCGGTCGGCTGCGTTACCCCGCCATCTGA
- a CDS encoding heparinase II/III family protein has translation MSDRRRLSPHSAALEAGPGPEEDGIEEGKRLIRIADDKGLSLAQRIANRFYLLSWKTPIHGRRLKGKYPLKLLAVPDDEIPGSPHAGQAIRAGYFLFRGLKQPLNKLDFANPGLTGGFTDYLHGFHWLRDLATVATREQAAPVAEGVMRKWLDVHADTPSEPAWRADNAGWRLLFWSAHAPLILSSSDLVYRSLVLNCIARTARHLDRSADKAPIGLPRMVAWGGIVAASMLLPGGAARKLFGEAGLKRALDSGLHADGGIISRSPLDQLDAIMLLTMVTAVYDVRREQTPPFLKDALAKAVPALLGLVHGDGGLGNWQGAGAIDPTTMEAVIRASRVRARPLRQANGWGYQRLAAGGTVVQVDAAPPPVAQLADAGCASTGAVEISDGQQRLIINCGGAALEGAWINRDLAQGLRTTAAHSTLILNDSNSTALLPDGTLGKGVTEVEINRQESESGSRLDLSHDGYVRRMGYVHRRLLLMSSDGKEIRGEDMLTPAARRRKPVKLPVQLRFHLAPGVEPTPTADGMGALLRIDHGATWQFRANAGKLAIEESLWTDAEGRPHGTRQLVIMTEALPGGSTIGWLFKKVG, from the coding sequence GTGAGCGACCGCCGCCGCCTTTCCCCCCATTCCGCCGCGCTAGAGGCCGGACCCGGCCCTGAGGAAGACGGAATCGAAGAGGGCAAGCGGCTCATCCGCATCGCGGATGACAAGGGACTGTCGCTGGCCCAGCGGATCGCCAACCGCTTCTACCTGCTGAGCTGGAAGACGCCGATCCACGGCCGCCGGCTCAAGGGCAAATATCCGCTCAAGCTGCTCGCCGTTCCCGATGACGAAATTCCCGGCAGCCCCCATGCGGGGCAGGCGATCCGCGCCGGCTATTTCCTGTTCCGGGGCCTGAAACAGCCGCTTAACAAGCTGGATTTCGCCAATCCCGGCCTGACAGGCGGCTTCACCGATTATCTGCACGGCTTTCACTGGCTGCGCGACCTGGCCACCGTCGCCACGCGGGAACAGGCCGCGCCGGTCGCCGAAGGCGTGATGCGCAAATGGCTTGACGTCCATGCCGACACGCCCAGCGAACCCGCCTGGCGCGCCGACAATGCGGGCTGGCGGCTGCTCTTCTGGTCGGCCCATGCGCCGCTGATCCTGTCCTCCAGCGACCTCGTCTACCGCTCGCTGGTGCTGAACTGCATCGCGCGCACCGCGCGACATCTGGACCGCAGCGCGGACAAGGCGCCGATCGGCCTGCCCCGCATGGTCGCCTGGGGCGGGATCGTCGCCGCCTCCATGCTCCTTCCCGGCGGTGCGGCGCGCAAGCTGTTCGGCGAAGCGGGCCTCAAACGCGCGCTCGACAGCGGACTTCATGCCGATGGCGGCATCATCTCCCGCTCGCCGCTCGACCAGTTGGACGCGATCATGCTGCTCACCATGGTCACGGCGGTCTATGATGTGCGCCGCGAACAGACGCCACCCTTCCTGAAGGATGCGCTTGCCAAGGCTGTCCCCGCGCTGCTCGGCCTGGTCCATGGCGACGGCGGCCTTGGCAACTGGCAGGGCGCGGGCGCGATCGATCCCACCACGATGGAGGCGGTCATCCGCGCCAGCCGCGTGCGTGCGCGCCCGCTGCGCCAGGCCAATGGCTGGGGCTATCAGCGTCTCGCCGCAGGCGGCACGGTGGTGCAGGTCGATGCCGCCCCGCCCCCGGTCGCGCAACTGGCCGATGCAGGCTGCGCCTCCACTGGCGCGGTCGAGATCAGCGACGGCCAGCAGCGGCTCATCATCAATTGCGGCGGCGCCGCGCTGGAGGGGGCGTGGATCAATCGCGATCTCGCCCAGGGCCTGCGCACCACCGCCGCGCACAGCACATTGATCCTCAACGACAGCAACTCCACCGCCCTGCTCCCCGACGGCACGCTGGGCAAGGGCGTCACGGAGGTCGAGATCAACCGGCAGGAAAGCGAAAGCGGCAGTCGGCTCGATCTGTCGCATGACGGCTATGTCCGCCGCATGGGCTATGTCCATCGCCGCCTGCTGCTGATGAGCAGCGACGGCAAGGAAATACGGGGCGAGGACATGCTGACCCCCGCCGCCCGCCGCCGCAAGCCGGTGAAGCTGCCGGTCCAGCTCCGCTTCCACCTCGCCCCCGGCGTGGAACCCACGCCCACCGCCGACGGCATGGGCGCGCTGCTGCGCATCGACCACGGCGCCACCTGGCAGTTCCGCGCCAATGCCGGAAAGCTGGCGATAGAGGAAAGCCTCTGGACCGACGCTGAAGGCCGCCCACATGGCACCCGCCAGCTCGTCATCATGACCGAAGCCCTCCCTGGCGGCTCCACCATCGGGTGGCTGTTCAAGAAGGTCGGCTGA
- a CDS encoding FeoA family protein encodes MRLTDLPLRQPAYVDLIDWNALSASDGQRLREFGLCEGASVEALHHGGLLGRGPIACKVGRMTVAMRRNHAAAITVRTGPDSAPDSDA; translated from the coding sequence TTGCGCCTGACCGACCTGCCGCTGCGCCAACCCGCTTATGTGGACCTGATCGACTGGAATGCCCTGTCCGCGTCCGATGGACAGCGGCTTCGCGAATTCGGCCTGTGCGAAGGCGCCAGTGTGGAGGCGCTGCATCATGGCGGGCTCTTGGGCCGTGGCCCCATCGCCTGCAAGGTCGGCCGCATGACCGTGGCGATGCGCCGCAACCATGCCGCCGCGATCACGGTCCGGACCGGCCCGGATAGCGCGCCGGACAGCGACGCATGA
- a CDS encoding RsmB/NOP family class I SAM-dependent RNA methyltransferase: MAKSPRSEEVPGLPARRAALRLLDAVLRRGDPLELALHGAAQGLPPADRALVHAIAAETLRHLPDLDALIDSATRQPLPHDAKARMVLRIALIQTIALGTAPHAAIATALPLVDGGPRKLVHGVFGTLTRANPALPSPPTLPAEVAARWAGQWGEAMPQAAAHAYAVRPPVDLTLRDPAQTAHWAEQLNGQSFAPGHVRLPEGANIPDLPGFGEGAWWVQDLAASTPARLLGMGEGRHVLDLCAAPGGKTMQLAAAGWRVTAVDQSKKRLERLSENLTRTGLSAEIVQSDLRTWTADAPADAILLDAPCTATGIYRRHPDVLHRIGPRQIAELAELQAELLTRAAQWLKPGGTLIYATCSLEQAEGEEQVAQFLNAHPDFAARPSTAAELPEGIAPTAQGWVRTLPETLAARGGTDGFFVARLVRSIKH, from the coding sequence ATGGCAAAATCCCCCCGCTCCGAAGAGGTCCCCGGCCTCCCCGCCCGCCGCGCAGCCCTGCGCCTGCTCGATGCGGTACTGCGCCGGGGCGACCCGCTGGAACTGGCCCTGCACGGCGCCGCGCAGGGTCTGCCGCCAGCCGACCGCGCCCTCGTCCATGCCATCGCCGCCGAGACGCTGCGCCACCTGCCCGATCTCGACGCGCTGATCGACAGCGCCACCCGTCAGCCGCTCCCGCACGATGCCAAGGCCCGCATGGTCCTGCGCATCGCGCTGATTCAGACCATCGCGCTCGGCACCGCCCCCCATGCCGCCATCGCCACCGCGCTGCCGCTGGTCGACGGCGGGCCGCGCAAGCTGGTCCACGGCGTGTTCGGCACCCTGACCCGCGCCAATCCCGCCCTGCCCTCGCCCCCGACCCTGCCGGCCGAGGTCGCGGCCCGCTGGGCCGGGCAGTGGGGCGAGGCGATGCCGCAAGCCGCCGCGCACGCCTATGCCGTCCGCCCGCCGGTGGACCTGACCCTGCGCGACCCCGCCCAGACCGCCCATTGGGCCGAACAACTGAACGGGCAGAGCTTCGCCCCCGGCCATGTCCGCCTGCCCGAAGGCGCGAACATCCCCGATCTTCCCGGCTTTGGCGAAGGCGCCTGGTGGGTTCAGGATCTCGCCGCCTCCACCCCCGCCCGCCTGCTTGGCATGGGGGAGGGCCGCCACGTCCTCGACCTCTGCGCCGCGCCGGGCGGCAAGACGATGCAACTCGCCGCCGCGGGCTGGCGCGTCACCGCCGTCGACCAGTCGAAAAAGCGCCTCGAACGCCTTAGCGAAAATCTGACCCGCACCGGCCTTTCCGCCGAAATCGTGCAGTCCGATCTGCGCACATGGACAGCGGACGCCCCCGCCGACGCCATCCTGCTCGATGCGCCTTGCACCGCCACCGGCATCTATCGCCGCCACCCGGACGTGCTGCACCGCATAGGCCCGCGCCAGATCGCGGAACTGGCCGAGTTGCAAGCCGAACTGCTGACCCGCGCCGCCCAGTGGCTGAAACCCGGCGGCACACTGATCTACGCCACCTGCTCGCTCGAACAGGCGGAGGGCGAGGAACAGGTCGCGCAATTCCTGAACGCCCACCCCGATTTCGCCGCCAGGCCCTCCACCGCAGCCGAACTGCCCGAAGGCATCGCCCCCACGGCGCAGGGCTGGGTCCGCACCCTGCCCGAAACGCTCGCCGCGCGGGGCGGCACGGACGGCTTTTTCGTTGCGCGGCTGGTGCGATCCATTAAGCATTAA
- a CDS encoding ferrous iron transporter B has product MTGLPLIALVGNPNAGKSALFNALTGARQKLGNYPGVTVERKAGRFSLSDGRPIELVDLPGTYSLNPTSPDEQVTRDVILGKQQGERLPDALVVVVDASNLDNHLRFALELIALGLPTVVALNMVDLATRDGLELDANILSRELGVPVISTVAVRKRGLDHLRTELESMLDGSAGRIRRSTDQLDFDGLRKEARRIARAAIVRETPSRRMTAAVDRVLLHPVAGFIILLALLFVMFQAVFSWAAAPADMMEGWVTALGETITAILPPGIFHDFLLQGVVGGVGAVVVFLPQILILFFFILMLEATGYMARAAFLMDAMMARVGLSGRAFIPLLSSFACAVPGIMATRTISDSKDRLTTILIAPMMTCSARLPVYGLIIAAFIPARSVGPGIGLQGLVLFLLYVTGIVGAMIAAWALRLTVTKGQSGGFLMEMPKYQWPRPQDIVIGLWQRAVIFLKRAGTIILMTNIILWVLASFPQAPAGVRQSEYSIAGRIAGGIHVLVEPIGFNRDISLALLPSMAAREVAVSAIATVYAIDAGDDEAALNRTLGERLQGHWSLATALAFLAWFVFAPQCISTIAVTRRETNGWKWPMFMIGYLFALAYAAAGLTYWTAVALGLG; this is encoded by the coding sequence ATGACCGGCCTGCCGCTGATCGCGCTGGTCGGCAATCCCAATGCCGGCAAGAGCGCCTTGTTCAACGCCCTGACCGGCGCGCGGCAGAAGCTGGGCAATTATCCCGGCGTCACCGTGGAGCGCAAGGCGGGCCGCTTCTCCCTCTCGGATGGCCGCCCGATCGAGCTGGTCGACCTGCCCGGCACCTACAGCCTCAATCCCACCAGCCCCGACGAGCAGGTGACGCGCGACGTCATTCTGGGCAAGCAGCAGGGCGAACGCCTGCCCGATGCGCTGGTGGTGGTGGTCGACGCCTCCAATCTCGACAATCATCTCCGCTTCGCGCTGGAGCTCATCGCGCTCGGCCTGCCGACCGTGGTGGCGCTCAACATGGTCGATCTCGCCACCCGCGACGGGCTGGAACTGGACGCCAATATCCTCTCGCGCGAACTGGGCGTGCCGGTGATCTCCACCGTCGCGGTGCGCAAGCGCGGCCTCGACCATCTGCGCACCGAACTGGAATCGATGCTGGACGGCAGCGCGGGGAGAATCCGCCGCTCGACCGACCAGCTTGATTTCGACGGCCTGCGCAAGGAAGCGCGCCGCATCGCCCGCGCCGCCATCGTCCGCGAAACCCCCTCCCGCCGGATGACGGCGGCGGTCGACCGCGTGTTGCTGCATCCCGTCGCCGGCTTCATCATCCTGCTGGCGCTGCTGTTCGTGATGTTCCAGGCGGTGTTCAGCTGGGCCGCCGCGCCCGCGGACATGATGGAAGGCTGGGTCACGGCGCTGGGCGAAACCATCACCGCCATCCTGCCGCCGGGCATCTTCCACGACTTTCTGTTGCAGGGCGTGGTCGGCGGCGTCGGCGCGGTCGTGGTGTTCCTGCCGCAGATCCTCATTCTCTTCTTCTTCATCCTGATGCTGGAGGCGACCGGCTATATGGCCCGCGCCGCCTTCCTGATGGATGCGATGATGGCGCGGGTCGGCCTGTCGGGCCGGGCCTTCATCCCGCTCCTCTCCTCCTTTGCCTGCGCAGTGCCGGGGATCATGGCGACCCGCACCATTTCCGATTCCAAGGACCGGCTGACCACCATCCTGATCGCGCCGATGATGACCTGTTCGGCGCGGCTGCCGGTCTATGGCCTCATCATCGCCGCCTTCATCCCGGCGCGCAGCGTGGGGCCGGGCATCGGCCTGCAGGGGCTGGTGCTGTTCCTGCTCTATGTCACCGGCATCGTCGGCGCGATGATCGCCGCCTGGGCGCTGCGCCTCACCGTGACCAAGGGGCAAAGCGGCGGCTTCCTGATGGAAATGCCGAAATATCAGTGGCCCCGCCCGCAGGATATCGTCATCGGCCTGTGGCAGCGCGCGGTCATCTTCCTGAAGCGCGCGGGCACCATCATCCTGATGACCAACATCATCCTCTGGGTGCTGGCCAGCTTCCCGCAGGCGCCGGCCGGCGTGCGCCAGAGCGAATATAGCATTGCGGGCCGGATCGCGGGCGGCATCCATGTGCTGGTCGAACCGATCGGCTTCAACCGCGACATCAGCCTTGCCCTGCTGCCCTCCATGGCGGCGCGCGAAGTCGCCGTTTCAGCCATCGCCACCGTCTATGCGATCGACGCGGGCGATGACGAGGCTGCGCTGAACCGCACCCTGGGGGAGCGGCTGCAAGGCCATTGGTCGCTGGCGACCGCGCTGGCCTTCCTCGCCTGGTTCGTCTTCGCGCCGCAGTGCATTTCCACCATCGCCGTCACCCGCCGGGAAACCAATGGATGGAAATGGCCGATGTTCATGATCGGCTATCTGTTCGCGCTGGCCTATGCCGCCGCCGGGCTGACTTATTGGACCGCCGTGGCGCTCGGTTTAGGGTAG
- a CDS encoding UTP--glucose-1-phosphate uridylyltransferase has protein sequence MSYRPIRKAVFPVAGLGTRFLPATKSVPKELLPVVDRPLIQYAVDEAREAGIEQMIFVTGRGKGAIEDYFDMAYEAEATQRERGKDLSALEGTRLSPGNAVFLRQQEPLGLGHAIWCARDIVGDEPFAILLPDEFMKGAPGRGCLKQMVEAYDKVGGNLVCALEVPMAETPSYGVIDPGKRDGALTEVKGLVEKPAPGTAPSNLILPGRYILQPEVMKILETQEKGAGGEIQLTDAMASMIGAQPFHGVTFDGRRFDCGSKAGYIEANLALALDREDMGDHIRKFALAELGVSGIAAAA, from the coding sequence ATGTCCTACAGACCGATTCGCAAAGCCGTTTTCCCTGTCGCGGGTCTCGGCACGCGCTTTCTTCCGGCAACCAAGTCGGTGCCCAAGGAGTTGCTGCCGGTCGTCGACCGTCCGCTGATCCAATATGCGGTCGACGAGGCGCGGGAAGCGGGGATCGAGCAGATGATCTTCGTCACCGGCCGCGGCAAGGGCGCGATCGAGGATTATTTCGACATGGCCTATGAGGCCGAGGCGACGCAGCGCGAGCGGGGCAAGGACCTGTCCGCGCTGGAGGGCACGCGACTGTCGCCGGGCAATGCCGTGTTCCTGCGCCAGCAAGAGCCGCTGGGTCTGGGCCATGCCATTTGGTGCGCCCGTGACATTGTGGGCGACGAACCCTTCGCCATCCTGTTGCCCGATGAGTTCATGAAGGGCGCGCCGGGACGGGGTTGCCTGAAGCAGATGGTCGAGGCCTATGACAAGGTTGGCGGCAATCTGGTCTGTGCGCTGGAAGTGCCGATGGCCGAGACGCCGAGCTATGGCGTGATCGATCCGGGCAAGCGCGACGGTGCGCTGACCGAGGTGAAGGGGTTGGTGGAAAAGCCGGCGCCGGGCACGGCGCCGTCCAACCTGATCCTGCCGGGCCGTTATATCCTGCAGCCGGAAGTCATGAAGATCCTGGAAACGCAGGAAAAGGGTGCGGGCGGAGAGATTCAGCTGACCGACGCGATGGCATCGATGATCGGCGCCCAGCCTTTCCATGGCGTGACCTTCGACGGTCGCCGGTTCGATTGCGGGTCGAAGGCGGGCTATATCGAGGCCAATCTGGCGCTGGCGCTGGATCGCGAGGATATGGGCGACCATATCCGCAAGTTCGCGCTGGCCGAACTGGGCGTCAGCGGGATCGCCGCCGCGGCCTGA
- the htpX gene encoding zinc metalloprotease HtpX encodes MLLSALTALFMALGYTLGGSGGAVIALLVAAGMNLFTFWNADRIVLSMHHAREVDAASAPEFYNLVAELAQRAKLPMPRVYLIDEPHPNAFATGRDPQHAAVAATTGLLSMLSRDEVAGVMAHELGHVRNRDTLIMTMVATIAGAISMLANFGLFFRGGHNENGNSNMIATLLAVIVAPFAAMIVQMAISRTREYGADAAGAEISGNPRALASALAKISGRAEMIPNPVAERNPAAAQLYIVPVHVSELFSTHPATEKRIAALEDIAQDMGAPAIATPRQRASALAPAAPAKRRSSALDPLRRD; translated from the coding sequence ATGCTGTTGTCGGCGCTGACGGCGCTGTTCATGGCATTGGGCTATACGCTGGGCGGCAGCGGCGGGGCGGTGATCGCGCTGCTGGTGGCGGCGGGCATGAACCTGTTCACCTTCTGGAACGCCGACAGGATCGTGCTGTCGATGCACCATGCGCGGGAAGTGGACGCGGCCAGCGCGCCGGAATTCTACAATCTCGTCGCGGAACTGGCCCAGCGCGCGAAACTTCCCATGCCCCGCGTCTATCTGATCGACGAACCGCATCCCAATGCCTTCGCCACCGGCCGCGATCCGCAACACGCCGCCGTCGCCGCCACCACTGGCCTGCTCTCCATGCTGAGCCGGGACGAGGTGGCCGGCGTCATGGCGCACGAACTGGGCCATGTCCGCAACCGCGACACGCTGATCATGACGATGGTGGCGACCATTGCGGGCGCGATCTCCATGCTCGCCAATTTCGGCCTGTTCTTTCGCGGCGGCCATAATGAGAATGGCAACAGCAACATGATCGCGACCCTGCTGGCGGTGATCGTCGCCCCCTTCGCCGCGATGATCGTGCAGATGGCGATCAGCCGCACCCGCGAATATGGCGCCGACGCCGCAGGCGCGGAGATCAGCGGCAATCCGCGCGCACTTGCCTCCGCCCTCGCCAAGATTTCGGGCCGGGCGGAAATGATCCCCAACCCGGTGGCGGAACGCAATCCCGCCGCCGCCCAGCTTTACATCGTGCCCGTGCATGTGAGCGAACTCTTCTCCACCCATCCCGCGACGGAAAAGCGCATCGCCGCGCTGGAGGACATCGCGCAGGACATGGGCGCGCCTGCGATCGCGACGCCGCGCCAGCGCGCCTCCGCCCTCGCCCCGGCCGCGCCCGCAAAGCGCAGGTCGAGCGCACTCGATCCCCTCCGCCGCGACTGA
- a CDS encoding DMT family transporter has protein sequence MAPSTPTPRARGPRFAFPALILANVILPLGPVLVRLSDVGPVAAAFWRLTLALPFLLLLALPGLRAARPGARDCGAMLLAGLFFAADLATWHLGIPLTKVTNAAIFGNMSAILLPLWGLLVLRQIPRAPQAIALILAAIGAAIMMGGSYELSPRYLRGDLFCLLAGTFYTGYLLVVQNVRRRLDSWSILAGSSLTGALPLLLLALWLGERVLPGNWTPVIALALSSQLIGQGLLTYAIAWFPPLVLGLSLLLQPVVSALLGWVLFHELLTPADLLGACAVGVALVLVRLPGRA, from the coding sequence ATGGCCCCTTCAACCCCCACCCCCCGCGCTCGCGGCCCAAGATTTGCTTTCCCGGCGCTGATTCTGGCTAATGTCATCCTGCCTCTGGGGCCGGTGCTGGTGCGCCTGTCCGACGTGGGGCCGGTGGCGGCGGCGTTCTGGCGGCTGACGCTGGCCCTGCCCTTCCTGCTGTTGCTGGCGCTGCCGGGCCTGAGGGCCGCGCGCCCCGGTGCCCGCGATTGCGGCGCGATGCTGCTGGCCGGGCTGTTCTTCGCCGCCGACCTCGCCACCTGGCATCTGGGCATTCCACTGACCAAGGTCACCAACGCCGCCATTTTCGGCAATATGAGCGCTATCCTCCTGCCGCTCTGGGGTCTGCTGGTGCTGCGCCAAATCCCCCGCGCGCCGCAGGCGATCGCGCTGATTCTTGCGGCCATCGGTGCAGCGATCATGATGGGCGGCAGCTATGAACTCTCCCCGCGCTATCTGCGCGGCGACCTGTTCTGCCTGCTCGCGGGGACATTTTACACCGGCTATCTTCTGGTGGTGCAGAATGTCCGGCGGCGGCTGGACAGTTGGTCGATATTGGCCGGGTCCAGCCTTACCGGCGCGCTGCCCTTGCTGCTGCTCGCCCTCTGGCTGGGCGAGCGGGTGTTGCCGGGCAACTGGACCCCGGTGATCGCCCTCGCTTTGTCCAGCCAGCTCATCGGTCAGGGTCTGCTGACCTATGCCATCGCCTGGTTCCCGCCGCTGGTGCTGGGCCTCAGCCTGTTGCTGCAACCCGTGGTTTCGGCGCTGCTCGGCTGGGTCCTCTTCCACGAACTGTTGACCCCCGCAGACCTGCTCGGCGCCTGCGCGGTGGGTGTGGCGCTGGTGCTTGTGCGCCTGCCCGGCCGGGCGTAG